In Janibacter cremeus, a genomic segment contains:
- a CDS encoding AI-2E family transporter gives MDSDGASAAVVPQVAASESRALDSTPSGVLQDVTSTRTLRLLLGAAAIAFLAVTIKAASDIVGPLMLALALTIVFHPLRKRLSRHVPGWLASVSVLVGVYLLLIVLGLMLLVSFARMAQLLPQYQTQLNEELAIIGTTLHSWGISQSQLETMKDSVNTARVASAAASVLGALLGVLSNFFFIVVLLLFLAFDGAQTERLMTHAARFRPNAVEAMSSFARGTRAYLSVSAVFGLIVAVIDTGALWIMGVPGAFVWGVLAFVTNFIPNIGFVIGVVPPALIALLDGGPSLMIAVIIVYSVINFVIQSIIQPRYIGNSVGLSTTLTFLSLVFWTFILGPLGAILAVPMSLLLRAVVVEADPASRWLLPLVSGQLEPELDHPLAPDEPDPEPEPEPA, from the coding sequence ATGGACAGCGATGGCGCGTCAGCAGCAGTGGTCCCGCAGGTCGCCGCATCGGAGAGTCGAGCACTCGACAGCACACCCTCGGGGGTGCTCCAGGACGTGACCAGCACGAGGACGCTGAGGCTCCTGCTCGGCGCCGCGGCGATCGCATTCCTCGCTGTGACGATCAAGGCCGCCAGCGACATCGTCGGACCGTTGATGCTCGCGCTCGCGTTGACGATCGTCTTTCACCCACTGCGCAAACGCCTGTCCCGGCACGTGCCGGGATGGTTGGCATCAGTGAGCGTCCTCGTCGGCGTCTACCTCCTGCTCATCGTCCTCGGGCTGATGCTCCTGGTCTCATTCGCTCGCATGGCGCAACTGTTGCCGCAATACCAAACTCAACTCAACGAGGAACTGGCAATCATCGGAACCACCCTCCACTCGTGGGGGATCTCGCAGAGCCAGTTGGAGACGATGAAGGACTCCGTGAACACCGCACGCGTGGCATCGGCTGCGGCCTCGGTACTCGGCGCGCTGCTGGGCGTGCTGTCCAACTTCTTCTTCATCGTGGTTCTGCTGCTCTTCCTCGCCTTCGACGGCGCGCAGACCGAACGGCTCATGACACACGCCGCGCGTTTTCGGCCCAATGCCGTCGAGGCGATGTCCTCCTTCGCTCGGGGGACGCGGGCCTACCTGAGCGTGTCGGCCGTCTTCGGGCTCATCGTCGCAGTGATCGACACCGGCGCCCTGTGGATCATGGGGGTGCCCGGCGCCTTCGTGTGGGGTGTACTCGCGTTCGTCACCAACTTCATCCCCAACATCGGTTTCGTCATCGGGGTGGTCCCCCCGGCGCTCATCGCACTGCTTGACGGAGGACCGAGCCTGATGATCGCGGTCATCATCGTCTACAGCGTGATCAACTTCGTCATCCAGTCGATCATCCAACCGCGGTACATCGGCAACTCAGTCGGCCTGTCGACGACGTTGACCTTCCTCTCCCTTGTCTTCTGGACCTTCATCCTCGGACCGCTCGGGGCCATCCTCGCGGTGCCGATGAGCTTGCTGCTCCGAGCGGTGGTCGTCGAGGCGGACCCCGCGAGCCGATGGCTCCTACCACTCGTCAGCGGCCAGCTCGAGCCGGAGCTCGACCACCCGCTCGCACCCGACGAGCCAGACCCCGAGCCCGAGCCCGAACCCGCCTGA
- a CDS encoding DUF6325 family protein: MTHGTALGPLDFFLIEFPEHATTSPVATELAAVLDRGLIRLFDVAAVRKDDTGRATRVGVSDAAPGLDGFEAFAGAESGLFDSSDLDQAGEALEPGMTGLLIAIENTWASGFVAAVDAAGGRVAASERIPAQLLLDALDAAESEH, translated from the coding sequence ATGACGCACGGAACAGCCCTCGGGCCCCTCGACTTCTTTCTCATCGAATTTCCCGAGCACGCCACCACGAGCCCTGTGGCCACGGAGTTGGCCGCTGTGCTCGACCGCGGGCTCATTCGGTTGTTCGACGTGGCCGCCGTGCGCAAGGACGACACCGGACGAGCGACACGGGTGGGCGTCAGCGACGCGGCCCCGGGGCTCGACGGTTTCGAGGCCTTCGCGGGCGCCGAGAGTGGTCTCTTCGACTCCTCGGACCTGGACCAGGCAGGCGAGGCCCTCGAGCCCGGGATGACCGGATTGCTCATCGCCATCGAGAACACGTGGGCCAGCGGGTTCGTGGCCGCCGTCGATGCCGCGGGTGGACGGGTGGCGGCGAGCGAGCGCATCCCGGCCCAGCTACTCCTGGATGCCTTGGACGCCGCTGAGTCCGAGCACTGA
- a CDS encoding SHOCT domain-containing protein: MPGLLRGVARTAVIAGTASAASGRVQRRQAARFAAQDAQASPPAAEPRVYAPAAAPPPVSPPAPVAEAGGSGDAIIDRLTELANLKAQGILTDEEFAAQKARILAS, encoded by the coding sequence ATGCCGGGACTACTTCGAGGCGTTGCACGCACGGCGGTCATCGCCGGTACCGCGTCGGCCGCGAGTGGACGCGTGCAACGACGACAGGCGGCACGCTTCGCCGCCCAGGACGCACAGGCCTCCCCTCCGGCGGCCGAGCCACGGGTATACGCCCCAGCCGCCGCCCCTCCACCAGTGAGTCCACCTGCGCCGGTAGCGGAGGCAGGGGGGAGTGGAGACGCGATCATCGACCGGCTCACTGAGCTGGCCAATCTGAAGGCTCAGGGGATTCTCACCGACGAGGAGTTCGCCGCGCAGAAGGCGCGGATCCTTGCCTCGTGA
- a CDS encoding DUF4239 domain-containing protein — MSSPEGNAVLLVVAFLVAFALCVGARKLVGDREVHVNSWASTLSYIATAYGVVVGFSILFLFGQFADARQAVGAEATSIGTAYNQAELFPGSRPAVQRALICYARSVPTHDWPALAEHTGGSPEVDATYLDLVLSLGERDEPATGALHAASATNLASQIGSISTAREIRIVAAETRMPPMLWALLVGGGVFVVMLIFAVTLPARRNTQALLVSMSSVFTVVLLLIVVSLANPFGTGGGRVTPRLIEETATAMTGSASPAVGAVCASDQ, encoded by the coding sequence ATGAGCAGCCCCGAAGGAAATGCAGTGCTTCTCGTCGTCGCCTTCCTCGTGGCCTTCGCGCTGTGTGTGGGGGCCCGCAAGCTCGTCGGGGACCGAGAGGTCCACGTCAACTCGTGGGCATCGACCCTGTCGTACATCGCGACCGCCTATGGCGTCGTCGTCGGCTTCTCGATCCTCTTCCTCTTCGGCCAGTTCGCCGACGCGCGGCAGGCGGTCGGCGCCGAGGCGACGTCGATCGGGACGGCCTACAACCAGGCTGAGCTCTTCCCCGGCTCGCGGCCCGCGGTCCAGCGCGCGCTGATCTGCTACGCCCGCTCGGTGCCGACCCACGACTGGCCGGCACTTGCGGAGCACACCGGCGGGTCCCCCGAGGTCGACGCGACGTACCTCGACCTCGTCCTCTCGCTCGGCGAGCGGGACGAGCCGGCGACAGGCGCCCTGCATGCCGCGTCGGCGACGAACCTGGCCTCGCAGATCGGCAGTATTTCCACCGCCCGAGAGATCCGCATCGTGGCTGCGGAGACGCGAATGCCCCCGATGCTCTGGGCGCTGCTCGTCGGCGGCGGTGTGTTCGTCGTCATGCTGATCTTCGCCGTGACCCTGCCTGCACGACGCAACACGCAGGCGCTGCTGGTGTCGATGTCGAGCGTCTTCACGGTCGTCCTGCTGCTCATCGTCGTGTCCCTGGCGAATCCCTTCGGAACCGGAGGTGGACGGGTGACGCCCCGCCTCATCGAGGAGACGGCCACAGCGATGACCGGGTCCGCGTCACCCGCCGTCGGTGCGGTGTGTGCGTCGGACCAGTGA
- a CDS encoding AMIN-like domain-containing (lipo)protein: MGTRRQFTRLGIAAVAAAATVAAVPAAAPASTSGPYCGIWWGSTATSAPTQTTGTLTDVRSGRHACFDRLVLDVDDVPGTLGYSVRYVNSVRADGSGARVPLRGGADLQVVLRAPAHTNHGVPTYQPSHPRNLVDVTNYRTFRQVAWAGSFEGHTTIGLGVRARLPFRTFVLDGPGDGARLVIDVAHRW, translated from the coding sequence ATGGGTACTCGTCGTCAGTTCACTCGTCTGGGCATCGCGGCCGTGGCCGCCGCTGCCACCGTCGCCGCCGTACCGGCGGCCGCACCAGCCAGCACCTCCGGGCCCTACTGCGGGATCTGGTGGGGGTCGACCGCCACATCGGCCCCGACCCAGACGACCGGCACGCTGACCGACGTGCGTTCCGGTCGGCACGCGTGCTTCGATCGGCTCGTCCTCGACGTCGACGACGTCCCGGGCACCCTCGGGTACAGCGTTCGCTACGTCAACTCGGTCCGCGCCGATGGCAGCGGTGCCCGGGTCCCGTTGCGGGGAGGTGCTGACCTGCAGGTCGTCCTGAGAGCACCGGCCCACACCAACCACGGCGTCCCGACCTACCAGCCGTCCCACCCGCGCAACCTGGTGGACGTTACGAACTACCGGACCTTCCGTCAGGTGGCATGGGCGGGCAGCTTCGAGGGGCACACGACCATCGGGCTGGGGGTGCGGGCACGACTGCCGTTCCGCACGTTCGTGCTCGACGGTCCCGGTGACGGCGCCCGTCTGGTCATCGACGTCGCGCACCGCTGGTGA
- the efeB gene encoding iron uptake transporter deferrochelatase/peroxidase subunit, which translates to MRRRRSPDEPDEASEASEAGEAKDTGHRPSRRAALLGGSGLLGAVGLAGGFAAGQAVADDSDEGHPTVFDLYGTHQPGISTPVQDRLHFAAFDVTTASRDELIEMLREWTKAAERLMHGDSAGPVGPTSGDYRMPPDDTGEAIGLPPSRLTLTFGFGPSLFTDEEGVDRFDLAGRRPTMLAPLPHFPEDALDPERSNGDLCVQACADDPQVAVHAIRNLARIGFGTVRMRWSQLGFGKTSSTTTGEETPRNLFGFKDGTMNITADEDAELDEHVWVSPEDDPGADWLAGGSYLAVRRINMRIETWDRQPLGAQEEFIGRTKGGGAPLSGGKEHSQPDFDMEGSTGPVMPQDSHVRLVHPSHNGGARILRRGYNFVDGSSALGDLDAGLFFLAYVRDPDRQFIPMQNAMAKSDAMMEYLKFTGSALFAIPPGARKGEYIGQALFT; encoded by the coding sequence GTGAGGCGCCGCAGATCTCCTGACGAGCCCGACGAGGCCAGTGAGGCCAGTGAGGCCGGCGAGGCCAAGGACACGGGCCACCGGCCCTCCCGTCGCGCTGCGCTCCTCGGGGGCAGTGGACTGCTCGGGGCCGTGGGCCTGGCCGGTGGCTTCGCCGCAGGGCAGGCGGTCGCGGATGACAGCGACGAGGGCCACCCGACGGTCTTCGACCTCTACGGCACCCACCAGCCGGGGATCTCGACCCCGGTGCAGGACCGGCTGCACTTCGCCGCCTTCGATGTGACCACCGCGTCCCGCGACGAGCTGATCGAGATGCTGAGGGAATGGACCAAGGCCGCGGAGCGGCTCATGCACGGTGACTCCGCGGGGCCGGTCGGCCCCACCTCCGGTGACTACCGGATGCCTCCGGACGACACCGGTGAGGCGATCGGGCTGCCCCCCTCCCGCCTGACCCTGACCTTCGGTTTCGGTCCGAGCCTGTTCACCGACGAGGAGGGCGTGGACCGCTTCGATCTGGCCGGTCGCCGCCCAACGATGCTCGCGCCACTGCCGCACTTCCCCGAGGATGCCCTCGATCCCGAGCGCAGCAACGGTGACCTGTGCGTCCAGGCGTGTGCCGATGATCCGCAGGTGGCCGTGCACGCCATCCGCAACCTCGCCAGAATCGGCTTCGGCACGGTCCGGATGCGCTGGTCCCAGCTCGGCTTCGGCAAGACCTCGAGCACGACCACCGGCGAGGAAACGCCCCGCAACCTCTTCGGGTTCAAGGACGGAACCATGAACATCACCGCCGACGAGGATGCGGAGCTCGACGAGCACGTGTGGGTCTCTCCCGAGGACGACCCCGGCGCCGACTGGCTGGCCGGCGGGTCGTACCTCGCGGTGCGCCGGATCAACATGCGCATCGAGACCTGGGACCGTCAGCCCCTGGGCGCCCAGGAGGAGTTCATCGGACGGACCAAGGGCGGCGGCGCACCACTGTCCGGAGGCAAGGAGCACAGCCAACCCGACTTCGACATGGAGGGATCCACCGGGCCGGTCATGCCCCAGGACTCCCACGTGCGGCTGGTGCACCCGTCCCACAACGGCGGCGCACGGATTCTGCGGCGGGGCTACAACTTCGTCGACGGGTCGAGCGCGCTGGGCGATCTGGACGCCGGTCTGTTCTTCCTCGCCTACGTGCGCGACCCGGACCGGCAGTTCATCCCGATGCAGAACGCGATGGCCAAGAGCGACGCGATGATGGAGTACCTGAAGTTCACCGGGTCGGCGCTGTTCGCCATTCCCCCGGGCGCTCGGAAGGGCGAGTACATCGGGCAGGCACTCTTCACCTGA
- the efeO gene encoding iron uptake system protein EfeO translates to MNLRHLATGASVALLIPTLAACTSNSAPAQDEGGDDRAISVTSTQDACDVSSTQVPAGTLTFDVTNEGSQVTEFYLLGEDGLRILGEVENIGPQLSRELVVNVPAGAYTTACKPGMKGEGIRADFTVAKSEEGEVPVADEATVTQAEANYATYVKDQSDQLLTTTQEFVELYKAGTDDEARDLYPRARVHWERIETVAESFGDIDPKLDAREADLEEGQKWTGWHRIEKDLWPQDAQDYTPLTDAERATVADDLLETTTTLDTRLQDMTFTIDQISNGSIGLLEEVAMGKITGEEEIWSHTDLWDFQANVDGARVAYEGVRPVLQAKDEQLATELDRRFEALQKELDRHRTGKDGFVFYTELSDSDVQALADDVSALSEPLSKLTGAIL, encoded by the coding sequence ATGAACCTGCGACACCTCGCCACCGGTGCCTCCGTTGCCCTGCTCATCCCCACCCTGGCCGCCTGCACCAGCAACTCAGCGCCCGCGCAGGACGAAGGGGGAGACGACCGGGCCATCTCCGTCACCTCCACGCAGGACGCCTGCGACGTCTCCTCCACCCAGGTGCCGGCCGGCACGTTGACCTTCGACGTGACCAACGAGGGCTCGCAGGTCACGGAGTTCTACCTCCTCGGTGAGGACGGCCTGCGCATCCTGGGTGAGGTCGAGAACATCGGCCCGCAGCTCTCCCGCGAACTCGTGGTCAACGTGCCTGCCGGTGCCTACACGACAGCATGCAAGCCGGGCATGAAGGGCGAGGGCATCCGCGCGGACTTCACCGTCGCGAAGTCCGAGGAGGGCGAGGTCCCGGTGGCCGACGAAGCCACCGTCACGCAGGCCGAGGCCAACTACGCCACCTACGTGAAGGACCAGTCCGATCAGCTGCTGACCACGACACAGGAGTTCGTCGAGCTGTACAAGGCCGGCACGGACGACGAGGCCAGGGACCTGTACCCGCGGGCACGTGTCCACTGGGAGCGCATCGAGACGGTCGCCGAGTCCTTCGGTGACATCGACCCGAAGCTGGACGCCCGTGAGGCCGACCTCGAGGAGGGCCAGAAGTGGACCGGCTGGCACCGCATCGAGAAGGACCTGTGGCCGCAGGACGCGCAGGACTACACCCCGCTGACCGATGCGGAGCGCGCCACCGTCGCCGATGATCTGCTGGAGACCACCACGACGCTGGACACGCGCCTGCAGGACATGACCTTCACCATCGACCAGATCTCCAACGGGTCGATCGGTCTCCTCGAGGAGGTTGCCATGGGCAAGATCACCGGCGAGGAGGAGATCTGGTCCCACACCGACCTGTGGGACTTCCAGGCGAATGTCGACGGGGCCCGCGTGGCCTACGAAGGTGTGCGACCCGTTCTCCAGGCCAAGGACGAGCAGCTGGCCACCGAGCTGGACAGGCGCTTCGAGGCACTCCAGAAGGAACTGGACCGGCACCGCACGGGCAAGGACGGTTTCGTCTTCTACACCGAGCTGTCCGACTCCGACGTGCAGGCACTCGCCGATGACGTCAGCGCCCTGTCCGAGCCGCTGTCGAAGCTGACGGGAGCGATCCTGTGA
- the efeU gene encoding iron uptake transporter permease EfeU, with translation MLANYLIGLREGLEAALVVSILIAYLVKSERRHLLSRIWTGVALAVLISLAFGALLTFGPRGLTFEAQELIGGSLSIIAVGFVTWMIFWMARTARGLAGELRGRIDEAAGGQHAWGLVVVAVLAVGREGLETALFLWATSRAVSSDGGSTWTPLVGAALGIATAVLLGWLIYRGAISINLSTFFTWTGAFLIFVAAGVLAYGIHDLQEAHFLPGLNTLAFDVSHIIDPNTWYATLLKGIFNFTPRTTVLQAIGWVAYVVPVLTLFVLGARRRTPRPSHATPVTTA, from the coding sequence GTGCTTGCCAACTACCTGATCGGACTGCGCGAGGGCCTCGAGGCCGCCCTCGTCGTCAGCATCCTCATCGCCTACCTGGTCAAGTCCGAGCGGCGGCACCTCCTGTCGCGGATCTGGACCGGGGTCGCGCTGGCAGTGCTGATCAGTCTCGCCTTCGGGGCGCTGTTGACCTTCGGTCCTCGCGGCCTGACCTTCGAGGCCCAGGAGCTGATCGGCGGCAGCCTGTCGATCATCGCCGTCGGCTTCGTCACGTGGATGATCTTCTGGATGGCCCGCACCGCCCGCGGGCTCGCAGGGGAGCTGCGCGGCCGCATCGACGAGGCCGCCGGAGGCCAGCACGCCTGGGGGCTCGTCGTCGTCGCCGTCCTCGCCGTGGGACGGGAGGGCCTGGAGACCGCGCTCTTCCTGTGGGCCACCTCCCGCGCGGTCAGCAGCGACGGCGGCTCCACCTGGACACCCCTCGTCGGAGCCGCACTCGGCATCGCCACCGCAGTCCTGCTCGGCTGGCTGATCTACCGCGGCGCGATCTCGATCAACCTGTCCACCTTCTTCACCTGGACCGGGGCCTTCCTCATCTTCGTCGCAGCCGGCGTCCTCGCCTACGGCATCCACGACCTGCAGGAGGCGCACTTCCTGCCCGGACTGAACACCCTCGCCTTCGACGTCTCCCACATCATCGACCCGAACACCTGGTACGCCACGCTGCTGAAGGGGATCTTCAACTTCACCCCGAGAACCACGGTCCTGCAGGCCATCGGCTGGGTGGCCTACGTCGTCCCCGTCCTGACCCTCTTCGTCCTCGGTGCCCGCCGGCGGACACCCCGCCCTTCGCACGCCACCCCCGTCACCACTGCCTAG
- a CDS encoding sodium:proton antiporter produces MITDPASYLALVTALAVACQVIAWAVRIPSILILLLVGFGLGQVVTPDAVLGRDVLFGGVSLAVGVILFEGSLSLRFKDIADLGRSTVRLCTVTVLVAWTLITLTGWLLGFPIELALLVGAVLVVTGPTVIGPILRQLRPTRRIAALLRWEGIVVDPIGAILAVLVFQAVLAGASADPVSAVLTSLGTTIVTAVVIALVLGALLEFAIKRHLVPDFLHGAVFLSAAVGSLALSNAIASESGLLTVTILGVYLANRPNLHLEHVAQFQEHLQVLFVGILFIVLAGRVAPDAVLQVAPVAGIFVLALVLVVRPVSILLGLLGTGSTKEERRLLAFMAPRGIVAAAVTSVFALELTHAADRVSDPEHAARLSQLGEQAGQMVPLVFLVIVATVAIYGLGVGRLAERLGLATTSPQGVILAGGDEWIVRVAKALGEEGVDVVMVTVYRAALHRARMAGVRVEMANLLSDYVVRDMDMAGLKTFVAATDQDERNTIAAREFSHVLGRAHVFQLAPAALEHVGADRTETASHLTARTPFAPVLEYKELTDRAKGMDVRRTSLTAKYTYKHFQKMYDGKAIALFTVRGDEVGVVTEKSSIEGELTLISLVPRQD; encoded by the coding sequence GTGATCACCGACCCGGCGAGCTACCTCGCGCTCGTGACCGCACTGGCGGTGGCCTGCCAGGTCATCGCGTGGGCCGTGCGAATCCCCTCGATCCTCATCCTCCTCCTCGTCGGCTTCGGCCTCGGCCAGGTGGTCACCCCCGACGCGGTGCTCGGCAGGGACGTCCTCTTCGGCGGCGTCAGCCTGGCCGTCGGGGTGATCCTCTTCGAGGGCAGCCTGTCGCTGAGGTTCAAGGACATCGCCGATCTTGGGCGCAGCACGGTGCGGCTGTGCACCGTCACGGTCCTGGTGGCCTGGACACTGATCACCCTGACGGGGTGGCTGCTCGGATTCCCCATCGAGCTCGCGCTGCTCGTCGGGGCCGTCCTCGTCGTGACCGGACCGACCGTCATCGGGCCGATCCTGCGTCAGCTGCGCCCGACCCGGCGGATCGCAGCCCTCCTGCGTTGGGAGGGCATCGTCGTTGATCCGATCGGCGCGATCCTCGCGGTCCTCGTCTTCCAGGCCGTGCTCGCCGGCGCCTCCGCCGACCCCGTCAGTGCGGTCCTGACCTCCCTCGGGACGACCATCGTCACGGCCGTGGTCATCGCCCTCGTCCTGGGTGCACTGCTCGAGTTCGCCATCAAGCGCCACCTCGTGCCCGACTTCCTCCACGGCGCGGTCTTCCTCTCCGCCGCAGTGGGGTCGTTGGCCCTCTCCAACGCCATCGCGTCGGAGAGCGGGCTGCTCACGGTGACGATCCTGGGCGTCTACCTCGCCAACCGGCCCAACCTCCACCTCGAGCACGTCGCCCAGTTCCAGGAGCACCTGCAGGTGCTCTTCGTCGGGATCCTCTTCATCGTCCTCGCCGGCCGGGTCGCGCCCGACGCGGTCCTCCAGGTCGCGCCCGTCGCGGGGATCTTCGTCCTGGCGCTCGTGCTCGTCGTGCGCCCCGTGAGCATCCTCCTGGGGCTCCTGGGGACCGGCTCGACGAAGGAGGAGCGGCGCCTGCTTGCCTTCATGGCGCCGCGAGGCATCGTCGCCGCCGCGGTGACGAGCGTCTTCGCGCTCGAGCTCACCCACGCGGCGGATCGCGTGTCCGACCCCGAGCACGCGGCCCGGCTGAGTCAGCTCGGGGAGCAGGCCGGCCAGATGGTGCCGCTGGTCTTCCTCGTCATCGTCGCCACGGTCGCCATCTACGGACTCGGCGTCGGACGGCTCGCGGAGCGTCTCGGCCTGGCGACGACCTCGCCCCAGGGGGTCATCCTCGCCGGGGGTGACGAGTGGATCGTGCGGGTGGCCAAGGCACTCGGTGAGGAGGGTGTCGACGTCGTCATGGTCACCGTCTACCGCGCGGCGCTCCACCGGGCCCGGATGGCCGGGGTGCGGGTCGAGATGGCCAACCTGCTCAGCGACTACGTCGTGCGCGACATGGACATGGCGGGCCTGAAGACCTTCGTCGCGGCCACCGACCAGGACGAACGCAACACCATCGCCGCCCGCGAGTTCTCCCACGTGCTCGGCCGGGCGCACGTCTTCCAGCTGGCCCCCGCGGCCCTCGAGCACGTCGGTGCCGACCGCACGGAGACGGCCTCCCACCTGACCGCACGCACCCCCTTCGCACCCGTCCTGGAGTACAAGGAGCTCACCGACCGGGCGAAGGGCATGGACGTGCGCCGCACCTCACTGACGGCGAAGTACACCTACAAGCACTTCCAGAAGATGTACGACGGCAAGGCCATCGCCCTGTTCACCGTGCGCGGTGACGAGGTCGGCGTCGTCACCGAGAAGTCGTCGATCGAGGGCGAGCTCACCCTCATCTCGCTGGTGCCGCGCCAGGACTGA
- the tig gene encoding trigger factor translates to MKSAVENLSPTRVKLTVEVPSEELQPHVDAALKSIGDQIQVPGFRKGKVPARIIEQRVGKGAVIQEAVNEALPEFFGKAVDETEIDPIGQPEVDITEVPMTDEENLKFTVEVDVRPEVVLPDYDGLQIQVDNLEVTDADVQEKLTELRERFGTLVGVDRTAENGDFVSIDLRAEAAGEEVDSVEGVSYEVGSGNMLEGIDEALLGMSKGETKNFSAPLAGGDQAGTVADCTVTVQSVKVRELPEVDDEFAQMASEFDTAAELREDVAKQAEQAKKFEQGIQARDKVLEHLLENTDIAIPEGIVETEVHNHLEQESRLEDDEHRAEVDEQTRKALKTQFLLDAIGKAEEVEVGQPELIEYLMMQAQQYGMEPNQFAQMLDQQGQVEGMVGEVARRKALAAALDKATIVDADGNAVDLEEITPGGDDGADEVVEDESAEASETTEDEQA, encoded by the coding sequence GTGAAGAGTGCCGTCGAGAACCTCAGCCCGACCCGGGTCAAGCTGACCGTCGAGGTCCCGAGCGAGGAGCTCCAGCCGCACGTCGACGCGGCCCTGAAGTCCATCGGTGACCAGATCCAGGTTCCCGGATTCCGCAAGGGCAAGGTGCCCGCGCGGATCATCGAGCAGCGCGTCGGCAAGGGCGCGGTCATCCAGGAGGCAGTCAACGAGGCCCTCCCGGAGTTCTTCGGCAAGGCCGTCGACGAGACCGAGATCGACCCGATCGGCCAGCCCGAGGTGGACATCACCGAGGTGCCGATGACCGACGAGGAGAACCTGAAGTTCACCGTCGAGGTCGACGTTCGCCCGGAGGTCGTCCTCCCGGACTACGACGGCCTGCAGATCCAGGTGGACAACCTCGAGGTCACCGACGCCGACGTCCAGGAGAAGCTCACCGAGCTGCGTGAGCGCTTCGGCACCCTCGTGGGCGTCGACCGCACCGCCGAGAACGGCGACTTCGTCTCCATCGACCTCAGGGCCGAAGCCGCTGGCGAGGAGGTCGACTCCGTCGAGGGCGTCTCCTACGAGGTCGGCTCCGGCAACATGCTCGAGGGCATCGACGAGGCGCTGCTGGGCATGAGCAAGGGGGAGACCAAGAACTTCTCCGCCCCGCTCGCCGGTGGCGACCAGGCCGGGACCGTCGCCGACTGCACCGTGACCGTCCAGTCGGTCAAGGTCCGCGAGCTGCCCGAGGTCGACGACGAGTTCGCCCAGATGGCCAGCGAGTTCGACACCGCCGCCGAGCTGCGTGAGGACGTCGCGAAGCAGGCCGAGCAGGCGAAGAAGTTCGAGCAGGGCATCCAGGCCCGGGACAAGGTCCTCGAGCACCTCCTGGAGAACACCGACATCGCCATCCCCGAGGGCATCGTCGAGACCGAGGTGCACAACCACCTCGAGCAGGAGAGCCGCCTCGAGGACGACGAGCACCGTGCCGAGGTCGACGAGCAGACCCGCAAGGCGCTGAAGACCCAGTTCCTCCTCGACGCCATCGGCAAGGCCGAGGAGGTCGAGGTCGGTCAGCCCGAGCTCATCGAGTACCTGATGATGCAGGCCCAGCAGTACGGCATGGAGCCCAACCAGTTCGCCCAGATGCTCGACCAGCAGGGCCAGGTCGAGGGCATGGTCGGTGAGGTCGCCCGCCGCAAGGCCCTGGCCGCTGCGCTCGACAAGGCCACGATCGTCGACGCCGACGGCAACGCGGTCGACCTCGAGGAGATCACCCCCGGTGGGGACGACGGTGCGGACGAGGTCGTCGAGGACGAGTCCGCCGAGGCGTCCGAGACCACTGAGGACGAGCAGGCCTGA